In a genomic window of Cytobacillus sp. FSL H8-0458:
- a CDS encoding phytoene desaturase family protein, with amino-acid sequence MKKKVIIIGGGLAGLSAAVTLASNGFQVELFEKNKHFGGKLMPVTLGDYTFDFGPNTITMPEVFRKVIEQTGERAENYFQMIKLENHTRNVFSDGSIFDFSSSRDHMIDQLNRIDPAHKYDDFLKEITRLYKLSEAHFLPKTFSSFRDYLSPSIGAALLRVRPAQSLDSFFRNYFSSSHVIQAFNRYSTYIGSSPFKTPATFAMIAYLEMIGGVYYVQGGNTKIAEAYASLARKLGAGLHRETPVKKICVKNKRAIGIELDNGEKIYGDYVILNADLLRAFPELVDESHRPSFTNSKAEKMEPSTSAFVVLAGVNKQFTQLRHHNVFFSDDYEQEYTDLFKHKRYSKEPTIYISSSSFTDPAQSPGGSNLFILANAPALPADGKMQADPEEYKELIYHKLASFGLSLKPHIAEEKVYTPADIASQFGAFRGALYGPSSNRKRDAFLRPRNASKDIANLYFAGGSTHPGGGSPIVTLSGMNTAKLVIKAER; translated from the coding sequence ATGAAGAAAAAAGTAATCATTATCGGTGGCGGGCTGGCGGGGCTATCAGCAGCTGTAACACTTGCCAGCAATGGATTTCAAGTAGAATTGTTTGAGAAAAACAAGCATTTTGGCGGGAAATTAATGCCTGTGACATTGGGGGATTATACATTTGATTTCGGACCGAATACGATCACCATGCCGGAAGTATTCCGGAAAGTGATAGAGCAGACAGGCGAAAGAGCAGAGAATTATTTCCAAATGATTAAGCTTGAGAATCATACAAGAAACGTCTTTTCAGATGGCAGCATCTTTGACTTTTCAAGCAGTAGAGATCATATGATAGACCAGCTGAATCGGATCGATCCAGCGCATAAATACGATGATTTCTTAAAAGAGATTACAAGATTATATAAGTTATCAGAGGCACACTTCCTGCCGAAAACATTCAGCTCCTTTAGGGACTATTTATCGCCGTCTATCGGGGCAGCCCTTTTGCGGGTGAGGCCGGCACAAAGCCTGGACAGCTTTTTCCGGAACTATTTTTCCAGCTCACATGTGATTCAGGCTTTTAATCGCTATTCCACGTACATCGGTTCTTCTCCCTTTAAGACCCCTGCGACTTTTGCCATGATTGCTTACCTTGAAATGATTGGCGGAGTTTATTATGTGCAGGGCGGAAACACGAAAATCGCCGAAGCCTATGCATCGTTAGCCCGAAAACTCGGTGCCGGGCTTCACCGTGAAACACCTGTAAAGAAAATCTGCGTTAAAAACAAAAGAGCCATTGGGATTGAACTTGATAATGGTGAGAAGATATACGGGGATTATGTCATTCTGAATGCAGATTTGCTGAGAGCTTTTCCTGAATTGGTGGATGAAAGTCACCGCCCCTCCTTCACGAATTCTAAAGCAGAGAAAATGGAGCCTTCCACTTCCGCTTTTGTCGTGCTTGCAGGGGTCAATAAGCAGTTTACTCAGCTCAGGCACCATAACGTCTTCTTTTCAGATGACTATGAGCAGGAATACACAGACTTATTCAAACACAAAAGGTACAGCAAAGAGCCCACCATTTATATCAGCAGCTCTTCCTTTACAGATCCCGCCCAGTCGCCTGGAGGGAGCAATCTGTTTATCCTTGCGAATGCACCTGCACTGCCTGCTGACGGGAAGATGCAGGCAGATCCGGAAGAATATAAAGAGCTTATCTATCATAAGCTTGCTTCATTCGGACTTTCTTTAAAACCGCATATCGCAGAGGAAAAGGTTTATACTCCCGCGGACATCGCATCCCAATTCGGCGCTTTCCGCGGGGCGCTGTACGGACCGTCCTCCAACCGGAAAAGAGATGCTTTTCTGCGTCCCCGGAACGCAAGCAAAGATATCGCCAATCTTTATTTCGCCGGGGGCAGCACACACCCCGGCGGCGGGTCGCCGATCGTGACCTTAAGCGGCATGAATACAGCCAAATTAGTTATCAAGGCAGAAAGATAG
- a CDS encoding CBO0543 family protein — translation MAFEKGLAKSEQAYEQFTDLSSVFANIVKNDFITTWQWWAGLALFIIPWLIWLKYRKKDSTGRLLMAGLAVIILSLTIDLAALSLGLWSYPVIIIPLAPFLFLPYHFSLAPVGVMFALQIKPKMNSFFKGILFSAIGAFGGMNFFDAIDFYNPKNWSTLYDFVIFLTLYYIGYWITRVESFQGLEKETGKK, via the coding sequence ATGGCGTTTGAAAAAGGACTGGCCAAGTCTGAACAGGCATACGAACAATTTACGGATTTAAGCTCTGTATTCGCGAATATAGTGAAGAATGATTTTATTACTACGTGGCAATGGTGGGCCGGACTTGCTTTGTTTATCATTCCCTGGCTGATATGGTTAAAGTATAGGAAGAAAGACAGCACCGGACGTCTTCTCATGGCTGGATTAGCAGTCATCATTTTATCCCTGACAATAGATCTGGCAGCACTATCTTTGGGGTTATGGTCCTACCCTGTGATTATTATACCCCTGGCACCTTTTTTATTTTTGCCGTATCACTTCTCATTGGCTCCAGTCGGGGTAATGTTTGCCCTTCAAATAAAGCCTAAGATGAATAGCTTTTTTAAAGGAATACTCTTCTCTGCTATTGGAGCATTTGGAGGGATGAATTTCTTTGATGCCATCGATTTTTATAACCCCAAAAACTGGTCTACTTTATATGATTTTGTCATCTTTCTCACTCTTTATTACATCGGGTACTGGATAACGAGAGTGGAGAGTTTTCAAGGTCTGGAAAAGGAAACAGGAAAAAAATAA
- a CDS encoding phytoene/squalene synthase family protein has translation MLSVEEAYNHCEKIIAHHSKTFYKAFSMLEKEDFKAVWAIYAFCRRADDIVDEGDNPEAELTVFKQEFELFLRGEYNPENPIWTALNDVFSRYQMDEMAFRDLLKGQEMDLSINRYESLHELLEYCYRVASTVGLMLLPILAPKKINVLREGAIALGLGMQLTNILRDIGEDLERNRIYLPGDIMKRNGLTEGMLLTGDSTSDAFRNTWEQLADYAEEFYQKTFQTIDEYPNHSRFAVKGAAFLYREILPTIRAKQYKVFHEKHFVKEEAKKAILTSI, from the coding sequence ATGCTTAGTGTAGAAGAGGCGTACAATCATTGTGAAAAGATCATTGCCCATCATTCCAAGACCTTTTACAAAGCATTCTCGATGCTTGAGAAGGAAGATTTTAAAGCCGTTTGGGCTATTTATGCTTTTTGCCGAAGGGCTGATGATATTGTGGATGAAGGTGACAATCCTGAAGCAGAGCTAACCGTATTTAAGCAGGAATTTGAACTGTTCTTAAGAGGGGAATATAATCCGGAAAATCCGATCTGGACGGCATTAAACGACGTTTTCAGCCGCTATCAGATGGATGAAATGGCGTTCCGTGATCTACTGAAAGGGCAGGAAATGGATCTTTCGATTAATCGGTATGAATCGCTTCATGAACTTCTGGAGTATTGCTACCGGGTTGCGAGCACAGTGGGATTAATGCTCCTGCCGATCCTTGCTCCGAAAAAAATTAATGTTCTCAGGGAAGGTGCCATCGCTCTGGGGCTTGGGATGCAATTGACGAATATACTAAGGGATATTGGTGAAGATCTTGAGAGAAATCGCATTTATCTTCCGGGGGACATCATGAAGAGAAATGGATTAACTGAGGGGATGCTTCTTACAGGAGACAGTACATCCGATGCATTCAGGAATACATGGGAGCAGCTCGCAGACTACGCGGAGGAATTCTATCAAAAAACCTTCCAGACGATCGATGAATACCCGAATCATTCCAGATTTGCCGTTAAAGGAGCAGCTTTCCTATACCGTGAAATATTGCCCACGATCCGGGCAAAACAATACAAGGTATTCCACGAAAAGCATTTTGTAAAAGAGGAAGCCAAGAAGGCGATTCTGACCAGTATTTAA
- a CDS encoding carotenoid biosynthesis protein, producing MTFDNVLFRIFLFWYICGVFLLSFDLLPVWLEWANAVFLILSGLLAIVYFTKFFGRTGYLISMVIFLFSYLAEFIGASYGILFGEYHYTDRFAPNLFGVPIAIGFAWLMVMGTSHALAAAITGTKLLQPVIGASIAVIIDLIIDPVAFKLKKYWIWEEAGVYYDIPFSNFLGWFLVAFVLHLFILFFTPNTNALWEKRMFLLFALTIAMFVLLAITGGLWPAGILTASLAGVTIVTALKRKQA from the coding sequence ATGACCTTTGACAATGTCTTATTTCGTATTTTTCTATTTTGGTATATTTGCGGAGTGTTTCTGCTCAGCTTTGATCTGCTGCCTGTCTGGCTTGAATGGGCGAATGCTGTTTTTCTCATTTTAAGCGGCCTTCTGGCAATTGTTTATTTCACTAAATTCTTTGGACGAACAGGGTATCTGATCAGCATGGTTATTTTCCTATTTTCCTATCTTGCAGAATTCATAGGAGCATCTTATGGAATATTATTTGGCGAGTATCATTACACAGATCGGTTTGCCCCCAATTTATTCGGCGTTCCGATTGCCATTGGATTTGCCTGGCTGATGGTAATGGGAACCTCTCATGCATTGGCTGCGGCCATCACAGGCACAAAGCTTCTTCAGCCTGTGATCGGTGCCAGTATTGCTGTGATCATCGATTTAATCATTGATCCGGTCGCCTTTAAGCTTAAGAAATATTGGATTTGGGAAGAAGCCGGCGTCTATTATGACATTCCGTTCAGCAATTTTTTGGGATGGTTTCTTGTCGCATTTGTTCTGCATCTGTTTATCTTATTCTTTACTCCAAACACGAATGCACTATGGGAAAAGCGGATGTTCCTGCTGTTTGCCCTCACCATTGCCATGTTTGTTCTGCTTGCCATTACAGGCGGACTTTGGCCGGCAGGCATCCTGACAGCGTCACTGGCAGGAGTGACAATAGTTACGGCTTTAAAAAGGAAACAGGCATGA
- a CDS encoding DUF3231 family protein, with amino-acid sequence MPNPLEAIFNMLRIAIDNTNEPKSPLHVIEVGDMWTYLTLVEEFIRYEEIGLNTTADDEVKEMLTDVVKICESQVKRLSSFMRKEGIPLPDVTSAKPHSAPNEIPLGVKLTDDEITNGVAFKLVTCSTACAKGQADSVRNDAGNMWTEFFLEWTIFGATLKTLMRKRGWLKVPPYYYAPGAPKM; translated from the coding sequence ATGCCTAATCCTTTAGAAGCAATTTTTAATATGCTCAGAATTGCGATTGATAATACCAATGAACCTAAATCACCCTTGCATGTCATTGAAGTTGGGGACATGTGGACGTATTTAACATTGGTGGAGGAGTTCATACGCTACGAAGAGATTGGATTGAACACGACTGCAGATGACGAAGTGAAAGAAATGCTTACCGATGTAGTAAAAATATGTGAGTCACAGGTCAAGAGACTAAGCTCGTTTATGAGAAAAGAAGGAATTCCTTTACCTGATGTAACCTCAGCAAAACCTCATTCAGCTCCAAATGAGATTCCTTTAGGCGTTAAGCTGACTGATGATGAAATTACCAATGGGGTTGCCTTCAAGTTAGTTACATGTTCAACCGCCTGTGCTAAAGGACAAGCAGACTCTGTCCGTAATGATGCAGGCAATATGTGGACTGAATTCTTTTTAGAATGGACAATTTTCGGAGCTACTTTAAAAACACTAATGAGGAAGCGGGGATGGCTGAAGGTGCCTCCGTATTATTACGCTCCAGGTGCTCCAAAAATGTAA
- a CDS encoding lysophospholipid acyltransferase family protein, giving the protein MIEAKKDVIFDKLFSIFHKRLMSFSFDKVYWQNTGVQPASPSIFVCNHSSWWDGLIYYHLTKTVIQQDLYIMMHEQGLKQFPYFKKLGAFSINSSSPKETIKTMKFAEKLLKNGSSIWIFPQGDEFHLEKRPLHFQQGPLYLQEKLPEIPFIPVAFYYSFSHKRKPEVWINAGSPLYSTGLPGSSRREKTASLEETCTNLLDGLKSEVISENKKIFINLL; this is encoded by the coding sequence ATGATTGAAGCAAAAAAAGACGTTATATTTGATAAACTGTTTTCCATTTTCCATAAGAGGCTGATGTCCTTTTCCTTTGACAAAGTGTATTGGCAGAACACCGGGGTCCAGCCAGCCTCCCCTTCCATTTTTGTCTGCAACCACTCATCCTGGTGGGATGGGCTCATCTACTATCATCTGACAAAGACCGTAATACAGCAGGATTTGTATATCATGATGCATGAACAAGGGCTGAAGCAGTTCCCATATTTCAAAAAACTTGGAGCCTTCTCAATCAACAGCTCAAGCCCAAAAGAAACCATAAAAACAATGAAGTTTGCTGAGAAGCTGCTGAAAAACGGGAGCAGTATATGGATTTTTCCACAGGGCGATGAATTCCACCTGGAAAAACGGCCGCTGCATTTTCAGCAGGGACCTTTATATCTGCAGGAGAAGCTTCCAGAGATCCCCTTTATCCCTGTCGCTTTCTATTATTCTTTTTCACATAAACGAAAGCCTGAAGTATGGATAAACGCAGGCAGCCCATTGTATAGCACAGGCCTGCCGGGAAGCTCCAGGCGTGAAAAAACAGCATCTCTGGAAGAGACATGCACGAACCTTCTGGATGGTTTGAAATCCGAAGTGATCAGTGAAAATAAGAAGATTTTCATTAACTTACTTTAA
- a CDS encoding glycosyltransferase, which yields MLIFLIISLTLFMLWTLWNMSGLPGLPAPDLNESSRPLVSILVPLRNEERNVSRLISSLKSLTYPNVEIILLDDGSTDRTLSLLRDHTAGDSRFKILIGTELPSGWAGKVHACHQLQLEAKGDYFLFLDADVRLSPTVIEKGLALLMKKGSKLLTGFPSFDVPVLLSKLLIPMMHFVVLFHLPIRMANKGKMPSATAANGAFMLFERKAYQEMGGHYSVQSSIVEDVQLAKNMKTSGFSVCLADISADVSCRMYEKNSEVWEGFVKNIFAGLGRSVTMVILLSLFYACFYVLPGLLLVYGLWTLQPVYALPCLLTVLQRMAVDWKANQLLSLSFFMPLSAAALITIMNVSMCRSLRKKPYSWKGRHYT from the coding sequence ATGCTCATATTTTTAATCATAAGTCTCACCCTGTTTATGCTGTGGACACTCTGGAATATGAGCGGACTGCCCGGCCTGCCTGCTCCTGATTTAAATGAATCCTCTCGGCCGCTGGTTTCCATCCTGGTGCCCTTAAGGAACGAAGAGCGGAACGTAAGCAGACTGATCAGCAGTCTAAAATCCCTAACGTATCCAAATGTGGAAATCATTCTCCTGGATGATGGATCGACAGACCGGACACTGTCACTGCTGAGGGACCACACCGCCGGAGACAGCCGCTTTAAGATATTAATAGGAACAGAACTTCCTTCAGGCTGGGCTGGCAAGGTGCATGCCTGTCATCAGCTCCAGCTGGAAGCAAAAGGAGATTACTTCCTATTCCTTGATGCAGATGTCCGGTTATCCCCTACAGTAATTGAAAAGGGGCTTGCACTCTTAATGAAAAAAGGCAGCAAGCTGCTAACCGGATTCCCTTCTTTTGATGTCCCGGTTCTTTTAAGCAAGCTGCTGATTCCCATGATGCACTTTGTTGTCCTGTTCCACCTTCCTATCCGCATGGCAAACAAGGGGAAGATGCCATCCGCAACGGCTGCCAACGGGGCATTCATGCTTTTTGAAAGAAAAGCTTACCAGGAAATGGGCGGGCACTATTCCGTCCAATCTTCTATCGTGGAGGATGTTCAGCTGGCCAAAAACATGAAAACATCAGGCTTCAGCGTCTGTCTGGCCGATATAAGTGCTGACGTTTCGTGCCGGATGTATGAAAAGAATAGCGAGGTATGGGAAGGGTTTGTAAAAAATATTTTTGCAGGCCTTGGCCGTTCTGTCACAATGGTCATTCTCCTAAGCCTGTTTTATGCATGTTTTTATGTACTGCCCGGACTGCTGCTGGTGTATGGGCTATGGACGCTGCAGCCGGTTTATGCCCTCCCCTGTCTCCTGACTGTCCTGCAGCGCATGGCCGTGGACTGGAAAGCAAATCAGCTTCTTTCTCTATCTTTCTTCATGCCGTTATCAGCAGCCGCACTAATCACAATTATGAATGTCTCGATGTGTAGATCGTTGAGGAAAAAGCCTTATAGCTGGAAAGGAAGGCACTATACATGA
- a CDS encoding lysoplasmalogenase produces MNNRLVPMLIGLMAILYIFIVPSEPLTIKVTFKLIPMVLIILYALQRLPARPAPALRLVVIGLFFCMLGDGFIAVSFVSGLGAFLVGHLFYLTGFLKMSQMTKFRLAAIIPMGLYSLIIGSQLIASLSEAENDALVIPVIAYMLVISVMALSAILTGNKRAIAGSILFVISDSILSWNMFVSDIVYSDVFIMATYYSAQFLIAKSLASIGELAEDTAAIPEPIAKKTF; encoded by the coding sequence TTGAATAACCGGCTGGTTCCAATGTTAATTGGATTGATGGCTATCCTATATATTTTCATTGTTCCTTCTGAACCTCTCACAATCAAAGTTACCTTTAAGCTGATTCCTATGGTGCTCATTATTCTTTATGCATTGCAAAGACTCCCTGCCAGACCTGCGCCCGCATTGCGTTTAGTCGTTATTGGCCTGTTTTTCTGCATGCTTGGTGATGGATTCATTGCTGTATCGTTTGTATCGGGGCTTGGAGCTTTTCTTGTTGGTCACTTATTTTATTTGACCGGATTTTTAAAAATGTCTCAGATGACAAAGTTCCGCCTGGCAGCCATCATCCCGATGGGCTTGTACTCTTTGATCATTGGCAGCCAGCTGATTGCTTCCTTATCCGAAGCAGAAAATGATGCATTAGTTATTCCGGTTATTGCCTACATGCTGGTTATTTCAGTAATGGCGTTATCAGCCATCCTAACAGGGAACAAGCGGGCCATTGCGGGAAGCATTTTATTTGTAATCTCTGATTCCATCCTTTCATGGAATATGTTTGTTTCAGATATTGTCTATTCAGATGTGTTTATCATGGCCACTTATTACTCTGCCCAATTCCTGATTGCCAAAAGCCTTGCCTCTATTGGGGAATTGGCAGAGGATACGGCAGCCATACCTGAACCAATAGCAAAAAAGACTTTCTGA